A stretch of DNA from uncultured Flavobacterium sp.:
TCTTCGAACATTCTTATCATTTCTGTTTCGCCACTTATAATCGCGTAACCTTGTTTTATTCCCATAAAAACGACGAATAGAAACAATCCAGCATGTATTATTTTTAGAAACATATCTTTAAAATAAAAAAAGCAACAAAACATCTTGACATTTTACTGCTTTTTGGTTTGTATTGATTCTTAGTTTGTTGCTCCACCATTTACTAATAAATGTTGACCGTTAACGAAAGAAGATAAATCGCTGGCAAAAAATTCGGCTACATTAGCAACATCTTCAACCTCAGCCAAACGCTGCATTGGACAACTGTCTAACAATTGTTTTCTTAATTCAGGATAACTATCTGCTTCAGCAAAAATCCCGGAATGATCTACTGCAAACGGAATAATTGAATTTACTGTAATTCCTTTATGACCAATTTCTTTAGATAAAATATCTACCAAATATCTTGGAGTAATTTTACTTCCGCCATAAACGGCCATTCCTGGAACCGGGAAAGAGGTTGTACTTGATGCGATGTAGATAATTCTACCGTTATTTTCAACATGTTTTGCGGCTTGTTGCAAAGTAAAATAAGTCCCTTTGGTATTGATCGAAAATACTTTATCAAATTGTTCTTCGGTGAACTCGGTTACGGGAACTTCTACCATTTCGATTCCGGCATTTGCCACGACAATATTTATTTTTCCGAATGCTTTTTTGGCTTCGCCAAATAAATATTCTAAATCAGTTACTTTGCTTACGTCAGCTTTTATCGCAATTGCTTTCACGCCCATCGCCAGAACATTGCTCAAAACTTCATCGGCAGAAGCTTTATCTCTTGAATAATTAATAACGATATCTGCTCCTAAAGCTGCATAACGTTCTGCGATTGCTTTTCCTAATCCTCTTGCTGATCCGGTAATAAGGGCTACTTTATTTTTTAAATTTTTCATAATTCTTAATTTTAGATTTTTTTGAAATTGAGATTGTCATTGACTTTTGACATTGTAATTGTTTACGCCATTCCTCCGTTTACACCAATGTTTTGTGCTGTAATCCATTTGGCATTATCGCTTGCCAAAAACACTACTATTTTTGCAATATCATCCGGCTCTCCCAAACGATTAAAGGCAGAAAGTGAAGCTAAACGATCGATTACTTCCTGAGGTTTTCCGTTGGTAAATAACTCCGTATTTGTTGGTCCTGGAGAAACAGAATTTACATTGATTCCTTTTCTTCCTATTTCTTTAGAAAACACTCTGGTTAATTGTTCTACAGCAGCTTTGGTGGCTACATAAGTTGCATAAGAAGGCAACATGATTCTATTTACTGAAGTTGAGAAATTAATGATACTTCCGTTGTTTTCCAGACGAGTTGCGGCTTCACGCATCGTGTTGAAAGTTCCTTTTACGTTAATATCAAATTGTCTTGTAAAATCTTCATCAGTAGTGTCTTTGATTAGTTTGGTAATCATGATTCCAGCATTGTTTACCAATACATCGATTTTACCAAAATGTGCAATTGCAGCATCAAATAAGTTTTTAACCTCAGCTGTTTTGCTTACATCAGCCTGAACTGCAATTGCTTCTCCATCTTTTGCAATAATTTGGGCTACCACTTTATCAGCAGCATCTTTACCGCCTGAATAATTGATAATTACTTTGGCTCCGGCCTCTGAAATTTGGCTGGCAATTGTAGCTCCAATTCCTCTTGATGCTCCCGTAACTAATACTACTTTTCCGTTTAAAGTTTCCATTTTTTCTTTGTTTTAAAATTATAGTACAAAGGTGCAATGGAGATACTTCTGAAAAAGTACGCGTTTTAAAGCAAAAGATGCAAATTTCTAAGATTAGCCTTTTTTATGCTCTTTTTTGTAGTTTGCTGGTGTTGTTTGGGTATTTTTTTTGAAATAATTACTAAAATGAGCCGATTCTGTAAAACCTAAAAGAAAGGCAATTTCTTTAATACTCATTTCCGAATTCTGAAGTAATGATTTCGCTTCGGCAATTGTTTTCTCGGATAACCAGGTTATGATGGTTTTTCCGGTTTTGGTTTTAATCACATTACTCAAATAATTAGGATGCAGGCTTTGAAGTTCTGCATAATCATTTACACGAAAAATTCTTTCGGTTTTATGATTTACTAAATCACGATAATGGTTCTCTATATTTTGCTTGAAGGTCTTTACAATTTGAGAACTTCGATTTCCTTCATATATAGGATCATAATCTGTCCAGAAATGTTCTTTTATTTTTAGAAGAATTACAATAAACAGATTTCCGATGATTCTATATTTATAAATTGAATCTTCATGATACTCTTTATGAATCTGAAGATACAACCGTTCCATTTCGGCGAAAGCCTCAACTTCCATTTTTTTGGGCTGAATGGTTTCTGTCAATAAAAAAGAGAACTCATTGAATATATCGTGGTGTAAATTCTCTTTTAGAAAAGTTTCGTCAAAAGTGATTAAATAAACTTCTTCAATCGTATTCCATCTAAAAGTTCTGTAATTACTTGGATTGGTAAAATAGATTGAACCGGGAACTATTTCAAACGTGCTTCCATCGATTGTATATTCTCCGGAACCGTCTTTCACAAAGACAAAAGAAAAATAATTTGGACGAAAAACCGGAGATTGATATGGTAATTGAAATGGAATATCTTTCAGGTTATGAATCGTAAATCCCGAATCCTGATGAATTAAATCGACCGGAAGCCCTAAATCATGGTATAAATCATACAATGTTTTTGATATGATTTCTTTTTCTTTCATGTGGTATTTTTAAATTTTAAACCCGACAGGTTTTAAAAACCTGTCGGGTTTGCTATTGCGTCTAATGTTACTTCTTTTTTGGTGCTACATTTTGATATGAAAGCGTCAAGGCGTCTTCAAACATTTCTGGTCTTACTTTTGAAAGTTCTACTATTGTCCAACCTTGTTTTCCCCATTTATTAGGAACAGGGTAAAAAATCATTTCGCTTGAAGCGGAAAAAACAGATTGATCGATTTCATTTAATTTCAAAACTGCCTGATTATTCTTTTCATCAAAACTGGCGAATATTTTCTTGTTGATTCTAAAAGAGGTCTTCTCGAAATGTGGTTCTTCAGTTGCATTTTCATACGCTAAAGCTAATTTTCTAAATGTTTCAATATTTATCATCGTGTATTGATTTAGTAAACCTGACAGGTTTTTGAAACCTGTTGAGTCTCTGTTGACTATAACTAGCTATATTTTACCAACCTTGATTCAAACCATTTTTAAGGACTTCTTCGTATTTATCTTTATCAAAAGTATATAAATTTGGCGCTTTATGTGCTACGTTACTTTTCTTTTCGTCGAGTTTTGTCAGGATTCCGATGTTGGTTATTTTTCTAAGAAAATTTCTTCTGTCCAGTTTTTTATCTAAAATGGTTTCATACAGTTTCTGAAGTTCTGGAATTGTAAATTTTTCGGGTAATAAATTATAACCAATTGGCATTAAATTCAATTCGATTCTGAGCGTTTGTAAGGCTTTATCGAGAATTTCTTTATGATCGAGAATAAGTTCAGGAACTTCTTTATGATCAATCCATTCTATCGTTTCTTCTTTATTTACAGATTTCGGAATCGTTTTAAGAAAATCGACCAGAGCATAATAACCAATCGTTACAAAACGCTGCGTGAGCCATTTTCCTTTTTCTTCGTCGATTTTCAAATATTCTAAAACTTCTTTCCCAAAATGCAGATCGTTTCGTTTTATTTTTCCGAAGGTTGCAAATTGCCTCAAAAAGATTCCCTCTACTCCTGTTCTGCTGTTTAAAACCGTTACTGCTGCTGTATCTATATCCTGATCAATTGGAATAAATCCGCCGGGTAAAGACCACTTTTGACTGCGCGGAACTTTAATCAATAAAACCTTAAGTTGATTGTCGTGAAAACCAAAAATCACACAATCTATTGAAAGTCCAGGTTGGTAATTTTCATTATTTTCTAAAATGTCTTTTAACATCTACTTTTTATTAAATACAACTTTCCGGTTTTTATTGGTACTGCAATTTAATTCATTTTTATAAAATCGAAACATTTTTTAGAAATTCAAATCAAATTATTGTTCTGAATCAGCCAAAACACAAGTGTTAAAATCACAATTTTAACTTAAAAATAAAAAAACAAATTGAAAAAATAAGTACATTGCGTCATAATAACACATTAAGCTTTTAACTTGTTGTTTTTGCAACAAAAAGGCATAAAAAATAAGTACAGAAGAAATATATAATTGACCGTTTTAACCTGTAATTCTGTAACATAAGTTAAAATAATGCGTCTCTTTTATATAGAAAATTAAACTGGTTTAAATATGAGCATTCCAAACCTAGAAAAACTGAACAAGAAGTTTATGAAACGAATCTATTCTTCTTTTGGATTAGTATCCAAAAATGATCTTCTGGAGGCTTCTATAAAATATAGTGAAGAACAAGAGAGAATTTTCAATCAAATGATTACTGAAACTGAAGCAAAGGATAAAAAAGCAAAACGAGAAGCTTTTGATAAGGCCTTGTATGCATCTTATAAAGGTATTGGCGCTATGGATTTTATAAATACCGTTTTAAAATAATTCTGTTCTCCTTTTAATCTTCTGCATTTTTTATCCCATTTTTTTTCTGTCAATTGTAATCTCTTCTGATTAATTATTGATATTTCTACTTGTTTTACCCTTTACATCTTTCTCAATTCTTTCAGAATTTCATTAAATTATCTAAGATTAAACTTCTATATAATCAGATAATAAAATCTTTATTGTAAGAAAACCAAACTTATCTCAATAATCAATCTGCCATTATTAGATCTTGGCAAAATTCTATATTTTTGTTATATACGAAAGATTTTACCTACTTCAATTAAAAGCCTTACTATGGAACAAACTCTTCAATCAGAAATTTATAAAATTCAAAAGCCTGAACATTGGGCTAGCAATATCAGCGATTCGCAACTTATTGAATATATCAAAGAATCTGAATTCTCTCAAAAACAAGCAGACGAGGGACGTGACTATTGCTATTTTTTAGATAAAATATATTACACAAGCGATAATGAAAATAGCGAATATGCTTGTTTAGCCTATACGTTAAATGAGCCTGCAAATTTAGAGCGGGCATCTGTAGTAGATGTTGTTCTGGAAGAAAATGAAACGTATGTTATACACAGAATAAGTGTTTTGAGGGATGGTGTTCTGGTTGATAAAATTCCGGACACTAAGGTTAAAATACTTGATAGCGAAAACCAAAGTGGCGGAGGCGTTTTAAGCAGTAATAAAAAAGTCAATATCACTATAAAAGATCTTCGCCTTTATGACATTTTGATTATGGAGGATTCCAGAATTAAAATTTTTACTGATCGTGATTTTTTACGCAAAGAGTTCTCTAAATATGTTTGGGTAGGTCCTGACAGTTATTGGGCTTACGGAAAGTATAAGTTTACTTTTAAAAATGATCGTGAAAGAACAATTGCTTATAAAAAGACTTTTTTTAGGGATGAAAACGGGAATGTTCTTGAACCTGAAGTTAACTATTTGAAAAAAGGTGAGGAATACGTAATCGATGAGGAGAACTACATCAATTTTGTCGATTCAAATCGAGAAGTTTCTTCTTACATTGATTTTGCAACGGATGCGAACTGGAAGGAGTTATCAAATTATATCGCTCCAATTTATGATGCTATTTTTGAGAAGTCTCCGCTAAAGGAATTTGCGCCGGATTTAGTCGAAAAGCTTGACAAAATCGATAACAAAGATGAGCAGCTGCAATTTGCAATAGAATATGTGCAAAACCACATTAATTATATTTACAATGCAGATGAAATGAACGGTCACAAACCTCAGGAACCGTCTATTACTTATGAAAACAAGCAGGGTGACTGTAAAGCAAAATCTGTTTTATTGAAAGTGATTTTAGATTATATTGGTGTTGATTCTTCAATTGTTTTGGTCAATTTTAATACTGACTTCTACATGAAATATTATTTGCCGTCGTTACTGACTTTTAATCACGTAATTGTTAAGATTAATTACAAAGATGAAAGTTATTTTACGGATGTAACTCTTCGCGATGAATTTGGATTAATTGAAAATCGCGGCTTTATTTTCTTTATGCATTATCTGGAGATTAAACCAAATTTGGAGTTACAAATTAAACCTCCACATCGTTTTTCTTATTATGCTGTTGATGAAAAATCAGAACTTACTGTAGAGAACAATATTGGTAAGCTAAATTTAACGACTAAATACAAAGGAAATCGCGCAAATTATATGCGTAAATATTTCAAGAAAACGAATAAAAGGGAAATCATAGACAGTTGGAATAATTTCTTCTTTCATACGCTAAACTATGTTAACGACAGAAACGGAACTGATCTTAGAA
This window harbors:
- a CDS encoding SDR family oxidoreductase, translating into MKNLKNKVALITGSARGLGKAIAERYAALGADIVINYSRDKASADEVLSNVLAMGVKAIAIKADVSKVTDLEYLFGEAKKAFGKINIVVANAGIEMVEVPVTEFTEEQFDKVFSINTKGTYFTLQQAAKHVENNGRIIYIASSTTSFPVPGMAVYGGSKITPRYLVDILSKEIGHKGITVNSIIPFAVDHSGIFAEADSYPELRKQLLDSCPMQRLAEVEDVANVAEFFASDLSSFVNGQHLLVNGGATN
- a CDS encoding SDR family oxidoreductase, with amino-acid sequence METLNGKVVLVTGASRGIGATIASQISEAGAKVIINYSGGKDAADKVVAQIIAKDGEAIAVQADVSKTAEVKNLFDAAIAHFGKIDVLVNNAGIMITKLIKDTTDEDFTRQFDINVKGTFNTMREAATRLENNGSIINFSTSVNRIMLPSYATYVATKAAVEQLTRVFSKEIGRKGINVNSVSPGPTNTELFTNGKPQEVIDRLASLSAFNRLGEPDDIAKIVVFLASDNAKWITAQNIGVNGGMA
- a CDS encoding AraC family transcriptional regulator produces the protein MKEKEIISKTLYDLYHDLGLPVDLIHQDSGFTIHNLKDIPFQLPYQSPVFRPNYFSFVFVKDGSGEYTIDGSTFEIVPGSIYFTNPSNYRTFRWNTIEEVYLITFDETFLKENLHHDIFNEFSFLLTETIQPKKMEVEAFAEMERLYLQIHKEYHEDSIYKYRIIGNLFIVILLKIKEHFWTDYDPIYEGNRSSQIVKTFKQNIENHYRDLVNHKTERIFRVNDYAELQSLHPNYLSNVIKTKTGKTIITWLSEKTIAEAKSLLQNSEMSIKEIAFLLGFTESAHFSNYFKKNTQTTPANYKKEHKKG
- a CDS encoding MmcQ/YjbR family DNA-binding protein, which gives rise to MINIETFRKLALAYENATEEPHFEKTSFRINKKIFASFDEKNNQAVLKLNEIDQSVFSASSEMIFYPVPNKWGKQGWTIVELSKVRPEMFEDALTLSYQNVAPKKK
- a CDS encoding NUDIX hydrolase, with product MLKDILENNENYQPGLSIDCVIFGFHDNQLKVLLIKVPRSQKWSLPGGFIPIDQDIDTAAVTVLNSRTGVEGIFLRQFATFGKIKRNDLHFGKEVLEYLKIDEEKGKWLTQRFVTIGYYALVDFLKTIPKSVNKEETIEWIDHKEVPELILDHKEILDKALQTLRIELNLMPIGYNLLPEKFTIPELQKLYETILDKKLDRRNFLRKITNIGILTKLDEKKSNVAHKAPNLYTFDKDKYEEVLKNGLNQGW